The stretch of DNA ATTGCCGCTCAGAAACAAGTCAACGAGATATTGAAAGAGCAGTTGGCCCTGCTAGATCAAATGATTGCCGGTTTAAAATAGTATCGTTCGAAAAGAGATAGTGTTAGAATGCTATCTCTTTTTTACTATATAATAGGGACGAGGTGAAGCCGTTATGAAGCATATTTTTGTGATAGATGATGAAAAGAATATCCGCGATATTTTGCAAAAATACATGGAAAATGAAGGCTACAAAGTCACACTTTTTTCAGATGGGGAGAATGTCTATCAGGAGATGCTGCGTTTAAAACCGGATTTGTTGGTGATTGATATCATGCTTCCTCATATGGATGGGCTCGAGCTTTGTAAAGAAATTCGCAAATCGAGCGAGATCCCGATTATTTTTGTCTCGGCGCGGGACGGGGAGTTTGACCGGATTCTAGGCCTAGAGCTTGGCGGCGATGACTATTTAACGAAGCCGTTTAGTCCAAGAGAATTGATGGTTCGAATTAAAAATATATTTAAACGGATGGAAAAAACAGCGGTAAGTAAACCGCAAATGCTATCAATCCGTGATGTAACGATAGATTTTGAGCGGAGATACATAGAAAAAGATGGGCTGGAAATCAAATTAACAGCCAAAGAATATGATTTATTTATTTTTCTAGCACGGAATAAAGGAAAGCCGTTCACGAGGGAAGAACTGCTTGAGTTTATTTGGGGGTATGAATATACCGGGGATGGTCGGCTGATTGATGATCTTGTGAAGCGCGTTCGCAAAAAGCTAGAGCAGCACGAGTCTTCGGTTGAACTCTCAACAATTTGGGGTTATGGATACAGGGTGGATGATTAAAATGAAAATTGGCGCAAAGCTCTTATTCACCTATTTTCTATTAATTATTAGTATTTTTTTGATTACTAGCCTAACTTTTCATTTCATTGCCCAGCGTTATTTAATTCATGAAACAAAGCAGCAGCTGCATAAGGAAGCCAGTGTGGTGAGTCAATTACTAGGGAAGACGGTTCTATCAAGTCTGACGGTTAAAGAACAACTGGTGAACCGCAAGGCCCTGGTGCTGTCGGAACGGTTGCTTTCTTCGGAATTGATTATTTGGAACAAGAATCAGGAAATTGTTTACACGGATTTAA from Bacillus sp. SLBN-46 encodes:
- a CDS encoding response regulator transcription factor — encoded protein: MKHIFVIDDEKNIRDILQKYMENEGYKVTLFSDGENVYQEMLRLKPDLLVIDIMLPHMDGLELCKEIRKSSEIPIIFVSARDGEFDRILGLELGGDDYLTKPFSPRELMVRIKNIFKRMEKTAVSKPQMLSIRDVTIDFERRYIEKDGLEIKLTAKEYDLFIFLARNKGKPFTREELLEFIWGYEYTGDGRLIDDLVKRVRKKLEQHESSVELSTIWGYGYRVDD